The Mesorhizobium sp. M1D.F.Ca.ET.043.01.1.1 genome contains a region encoding:
- a CDS encoding transporter substrate-binding domain-containing protein: MRFAFLQEPPFCFTDASGKLGGCDVKLAEKICRMLALADFAPIETEFADLLPGVANGRWDMTTGLFISDERRKLVDFTRPIWSLPDGLMVTKDNPLSVEGYRSLARNPSAILAVISDQIQHRTALQNGVPPERITVLATQAEAAEAVATGTVQAYASVAMAHRGYIARRPDAPLEVIDVPASEKQPAAGAFALAKSNDVLRQKVDRCLDELLGSPWHRTMMSECGFSGDDIDRLL, from the coding sequence ATGCGGTTTGCCTTCTTGCAGGAACCTCCCTTCTGCTTCACCGATGCATCCGGCAAGCTCGGCGGCTGCGACGTGAAACTCGCCGAGAAGATTTGCCGGATGCTCGCGCTGGCGGATTTCGCGCCAATCGAGACGGAGTTCGCCGACCTGCTGCCCGGAGTGGCCAACGGCCGCTGGGACATGACCACCGGTCTGTTCATCTCGGACGAGCGCAGAAAACTCGTCGACTTTACACGGCCTATCTGGTCGCTGCCGGACGGGCTGATGGTCACAAAGGACAATCCGCTAAGCGTGGAGGGCTACCGCTCCCTCGCTCGAAATCCTTCAGCGATACTAGCTGTGATATCGGACCAGATTCAGCATCGAACCGCGTTGCAGAACGGCGTTCCGCCGGAGCGGATCACGGTACTCGCCACGCAAGCAGAGGCGGCGGAAGCGGTGGCCACCGGCACGGTGCAGGCCTATGCCAGCGTCGCCATGGCGCATCGCGGCTACATCGCCCGGCGACCTGATGCACCGCTCGAAGTCATCGACGTGCCGGCTTCCGAAAAGCAGCCTGCCGCCGGCGCCTTCGCGCTGGCCAAGAGCAACGATGTGCTGCGCCAGAAAGTGGATCGGTGCCTGGATGAACTGCTCGGCAGCCCGTGGCACCGGACGATGATGAGCGAGTGCGGATTTTCCGGCGACGATATCGACCGGCTGTTGTGA
- a CDS encoding O-acetylhomoserine aminocarboxypropyltransferase, whose amino-acid sequence MTRTPGFNTLAVHAGAKPDPATGARATPIYQTTSYVFDDADHAASLFGLKAFGNIYTRIMNPTQAVLEERLAALEGGTAALAVASGHAAQVLVFHNLMQPGDNFVSATKLYGGSINQFGHAFKNYGWEVRWADTNDPSTFESQIDDRTKAIFIESLANPGGIFVDIEKIGDIARKHGLPLIVDNTLASPYLVRPIEHGADIVVHSLTKFIGGHGNSIGGAIVDGGTFDWSKSGKYPMLSEPRPEYGGLVLHETFGNFAFAIAARVLGLRDLGPAISPFNAFLILTGLETLPLRMQRHCDNAVSVAAWLSNHPKVAWVNYPGLPSDKNNALQKKYSPQGAGAVFTFGLKGGYEAGVKFVEALELFSHLANVGDTKSLVIHPASTTHRQLSDEQKVKAGAGPDTVRLSIGIEDVNDIVADLEQALSKV is encoded by the coding sequence ATGACCCGTACGCCCGGTTTCAACACGCTCGCCGTTCACGCCGGCGCCAAGCCGGATCCGGCGACCGGCGCCCGCGCCACGCCGATCTACCAGACCACCTCCTACGTCTTCGATGACGCCGACCACGCCGCCTCGCTGTTCGGGCTGAAGGCATTCGGCAACATCTACACCCGCATCATGAACCCGACCCAGGCGGTGCTCGAAGAGCGGCTTGCAGCGCTTGAAGGCGGCACGGCGGCGCTTGCCGTTGCCTCCGGCCATGCCGCGCAGGTGCTGGTCTTCCACAATCTGATGCAGCCTGGCGATAATTTCGTATCCGCCACAAAGCTCTATGGCGGTTCGATCAACCAGTTCGGTCACGCCTTCAAGAACTATGGCTGGGAGGTGCGTTGGGCCGATACCAACGACCCGTCGACCTTTGAGAGCCAGATCGACGACAGGACCAAGGCGATCTTCATCGAGAGCCTGGCCAATCCCGGCGGCATTTTCGTCGACATCGAGAAGATCGGCGACATCGCCCGCAAGCACGGCCTGCCGCTGATCGTCGACAACACGCTGGCCTCGCCCTATCTGGTGCGGCCGATCGAGCATGGCGCCGACATCGTCGTGCATTCGCTGACCAAGTTCATCGGCGGCCACGGCAATTCGATCGGCGGCGCCATCGTCGATGGCGGTACCTTCGACTGGTCGAAGTCGGGCAAATATCCGATGCTGTCGGAGCCGCGCCCCGAATATGGCGGCCTCGTGCTGCATGAGACCTTCGGCAACTTCGCCTTTGCCATCGCCGCCCGCGTGCTCGGCCTGCGCGATCTCGGCCCGGCGATCTCGCCCTTCAATGCCTTCCTGATCCTGACCGGCCTGGAAACCTTACCGCTGCGCATGCAGCGCCATTGCGACAACGCGGTGAGCGTCGCCGCCTGGCTTTCGAACCATCCGAAAGTCGCCTGGGTGAACTATCCCGGACTGCCGAGCGACAAGAACAACGCGCTCCAGAAGAAATATTCGCCGCAGGGCGCCGGCGCCGTCTTCACTTTCGGCCTCAAGGGCGGCTACGAGGCCGGCGTCAAGTTCGTCGAGGCGCTGGAACTGTTCTCGCACCTCGCCAATGTCGGCGACACCAAGTCGCTGGTCATCCATCCGGCCTCGACCACGCACCGTCAGCTTTCAGACGAGCAGAAGGTCAAGGCCGGCGCCGGGCCGGACACGGTCCGGCTGTCGATCGGCATCGAGGATGTCAACGACATCGTCGCCGATCTCGAGCAGGCGCTCAGCAAGGTTTGA
- a CDS encoding cupin domain-containing protein — protein sequence MSAFLTVDTQRVEPEPGAPAPDRVVSGDPKFRTWNVEERDGGLYAGIWEATPGKWRIVYDEWEFCHILSGVSVITEDGGEARTVRAGDSFVLRPGFKGSWEVLETTRKEYVIKL from the coding sequence ATGTCGGCCTTTCTCACGGTGGATACCCAACGCGTCGAGCCGGAGCCCGGCGCGCCGGCTCCGGACCGCGTGGTGTCGGGCGATCCCAAATTCCGCACCTGGAATGTCGAGGAACGGGACGGCGGCCTCTATGCCGGCATCTGGGAAGCGACGCCTGGCAAGTGGCGCATCGTCTATGACGAATGGGAGTTCTGTCACATCCTGTCCGGCGTCTCGGTGATCACCGAGGACGGCGGCGAGGCGCGCACGGTCAGGGCCGGCGACAGTTTCGTGCTGCGGCCCGGCTTCAAGGGGAGCTGGGAAGTGCTGGAGACCACCCGCAAGGAATATGTGATCAAGCTTTGA